In one window of Nothobranchius furzeri strain GRZ-AD chromosome 11, NfurGRZ-RIMD1, whole genome shotgun sequence DNA:
- the tcea1 gene encoding transcription elongation factor A protein 1 isoform X3, whose translation MGKKEEEEVIRIAKKMDKMAQKKNGAGALDLLKELRNIPMTLELLQSTRIGMSVNAIRKQSTDDEVTSLAKSLIKSWKKLLDEPGGGEKPSDEKRKDQTTPVVSPSQGSPEAKEESSSSSNSSSKSESSELAPNTLNNTFPRAPITSDSIRLKCREMLANALQTGDDHIAIGADCEELGAQIEEYIYQEFKNTDMKYKNRVRSRISNLKDMKNPNLRRTVLCGSVTPERMAKMTAEEMASDELKEMRKNLTKEAVRDHQMATTGGTQTDLFTCGKCKGKNCTYTQVQTRSADEPMTTFVFCQQCGNRWKFC comes from the exons ATGGGcaaaaaggaggaagaggaggtaaTCAGAATCGCGAAAAAGATGGATAAAATGGCGCAGAAGAAAAACGGG GCCGGCGCTTTGGATTTGTTGAAGGAGTTGCGGAATATCCCAATGACATTGGAGCTTCTTCAG TCCACCAGAATTGGAATGTCTGTTAATGCCATCCGTAAACAAAGCACAGATGATGAAGTGACATCTCTAGCCAAGTCCTTGATCAAATCATGGAAGAAGCTTTTGG ATGAACCTGGAGGTGGAGAGAAACCTTCAGATGAAAAAAGGAAAGACCAAACTACACCTGTTGTCTCTCCCTCACAGGGAAGTCCAGAGGCTAAAGAAGAGAG CAGCTCCAGCAGTAATTCCAGCAGCAAGAGTGAATCCTCGGAACTTGCTCCCAACACATTGAACAACACTTTTCCTCGCGCCCCGATCACCTCTGACTCTATCAGGCTCAAATGCAGAGAGATGCTGGCCAATGCGCTACAAACCGGAG ACGATCACATTGCTATTGGTGCCGACTGTGAGGAGCTTGGAGCGCAGATTGAAGAAT ATATCTACCAAGAGTTTAAGAACACAGACATGAAATACAAGAACCGTGTGCGAAGTCGAATCTCAAATTTGAAGGACATGAAAAATCCTAATTTAAGGAGAACTGTGCTATGTGGGAGTGTCACTCCAGAGCGGATGGCAAAGATGACCGCAGAG GAGATGGCCAGTGATGAGCTGAAAGAAATGAGGAAAAATTTGACCAAAGAAGCTGTCCGGGACCACCAGATGGCCACCACCGGAGGAACGCAGACTGATCTGTTCACCTGTGGCAAATGCAAGGGGAAGAACTGCACTTACACACAG GTTCAAACCCGTAGTGCTGATGAGCCGATGACCACGTTTGTTTTCTGCCAGCAGTGTGGAAATAGATGGAAG TTCTGCTGA
- the tcea1 gene encoding transcription elongation factor A protein 1 isoform X1 — MGKKEEEEVIRIAKKMDKMAQKKNGAGALDLLKELRNIPMTLELLQSTRIGMSVNAIRKQSTDDEVTSLAKSLIKSWKKLLDEPGGGEKPSDEKRKDQTTPVVSPSQGSPEAKEESSSSNSSSKSESSELAPNTLNNTFPRAPITSDSIRLKCREMLANALQTGDDHIAIGADCEELGAQIEEYIYQEFKNTDMKYKNRVRSRISNLKDMKNPNLRRTVLCGSVTPERMAKMTAEEMASDELKEMRKNLTKEAVRDHQMATTGGTQTDLFTCGKCKGKNCTYTQVQTRSADEPMTTFVFCQQCGNRWKFC, encoded by the exons ATGGGcaaaaaggaggaagaggaggtaaTCAGAATCGCGAAAAAGATGGATAAAATGGCGCAGAAGAAAAACGGG GCCGGCGCTTTGGATTTGTTGAAGGAGTTGCGGAATATCCCAATGACATTGGAGCTTCTTCAG TCCACCAGAATTGGAATGTCTGTTAATGCCATCCGTAAACAAAGCACAGATGATGAAGTGACATCTCTAGCCAAGTCCTTGATCAAATCATGGAAGAAGCTTTTGG ATGAACCTGGAGGTGGAGAGAAACCTTCAGATGAAAAAAGGAAAGACCAAACTACACCTGTTGTCTCTCCCTCACAGGGAAGTCCAGAGGCTAAAGAAGAGAG CTCCAGCAGTAATTCCAGCAGCAAGAGTGAATCCTCGGAACTTGCTCCCAACACATTGAACAACACTTTTCCTCGCGCCCCGATCACCTCTGACTCTATCAGGCTCAAATGCAGAGAGATGCTGGCCAATGCGCTACAAACCGGAG ACGATCACATTGCTATTGGTGCCGACTGTGAGGAGCTTGGAGCGCAGATTGAAGAATATATC TACCAAGAGTTTAAGAACACAGACATGAAATACAAGAACCGTGTGCGAAGTCGAATCTCAAATTTGAAGGACATGAAAAATCCTAATTTAAGGAGAACTGTGCTATGTGGGAGTGTCACTCCAGAGCGGATGGCAAAGATGACCGCAGAG GAGATGGCCAGTGATGAGCTGAAAGAAATGAGGAAAAATTTGACCAAAGAAGCTGTCCGGGACCACCAGATGGCCACCACCGGAGGAACGCAGACTGATCTGTTCACCTGTGGCAAATGCAAGGGGAAGAACTGCACTTACACACAG GTTCAAACCCGTAGTGCTGATGAGCCGATGACCACGTTTGTTTTCTGCCAGCAGTGTGGAAATAGATGGAAG TTCTGCTGA
- the tcea1 gene encoding transcription elongation factor A protein 1 isoform X2, whose translation MGKKEEEEVIRIAKKMDKMAQKKNGAGALDLLKELRNIPMTLELLQSTRIGMSVNAIRKQSTDDEVTSLAKSLIKSWKKLLDEPGGGEKPSDEKRKDQTTPVVSPSQGSPEAKEESSSSSNSSSKSESSELAPNTLNNTFPRAPITSDSIRLKCREMLANALQTGDDHIAIGADCEELGAQIEEYIYQEFKNTDMKYKNRVRSRISNLKDMKNPNLRRTVLCGSVTPERMAKMTAEEMASDELKEMRKNLTKEAVRDHQMATTGGTQTDLFTCGKCKGKNCTYTQVQTRSADEPMTTFVFCQQCGNRWKFC comes from the exons ATGGGcaaaaaggaggaagaggaggtaaTCAGAATCGCGAAAAAGATGGATAAAATGGCGCAGAAGAAAAACGGG GCCGGCGCTTTGGATTTGTTGAAGGAGTTGCGGAATATCCCAATGACATTGGAGCTTCTTCAG TCCACCAGAATTGGAATGTCTGTTAATGCCATCCGTAAACAAAGCACAGATGATGAAGTGACATCTCTAGCCAAGTCCTTGATCAAATCATGGAAGAAGCTTTTGG ATGAACCTGGAGGTGGAGAGAAACCTTCAGATGAAAAAAGGAAAGACCAAACTACACCTGTTGTCTCTCCCTCACAGGGAAGTCCAGAGGCTAAAGAAGAGAG CAGCTCCAGCAGTAATTCCAGCAGCAAGAGTGAATCCTCGGAACTTGCTCCCAACACATTGAACAACACTTTTCCTCGCGCCCCGATCACCTCTGACTCTATCAGGCTCAAATGCAGAGAGATGCTGGCCAATGCGCTACAAACCGGAG ACGATCACATTGCTATTGGTGCCGACTGTGAGGAGCTTGGAGCGCAGATTGAAGAATATATC TACCAAGAGTTTAAGAACACAGACATGAAATACAAGAACCGTGTGCGAAGTCGAATCTCAAATTTGAAGGACATGAAAAATCCTAATTTAAGGAGAACTGTGCTATGTGGGAGTGTCACTCCAGAGCGGATGGCAAAGATGACCGCAGAG GAGATGGCCAGTGATGAGCTGAAAGAAATGAGGAAAAATTTGACCAAAGAAGCTGTCCGGGACCACCAGATGGCCACCACCGGAGGAACGCAGACTGATCTGTTCACCTGTGGCAAATGCAAGGGGAAGAACTGCACTTACACACAG GTTCAAACCCGTAGTGCTGATGAGCCGATGACCACGTTTGTTTTCTGCCAGCAGTGTGGAAATAGATGGAAG TTCTGCTGA
- the LOC107383795 gene encoding oxygen-regulated protein 1 — MRRKISSDSIQNEKLQIPLHLFVSQPLPLSMSSTSVQDPQAQGLPSSSGPTSPSRPLQPSSESSVSKKVCFYKSGDYKFSGHRLIITARTFKTFDALLDALSKKVPLPFGVRTITTPRGTHLVKALEDLQDGGAYVCSDQKRVKPLNLDEVNRRQVPWNATRLLSARRRKRQGLRSGQFERGNNATSRPAKITERVAVRTPKKLVVIKNRDPTVKRTIVLQRRTAPTFDALLDYLSQILQFPVLKLYSTEGRRIDGLAALILCSGVVVAAGNEPFRLGNYNFQRTGQIAQILFVENVEPSLQPSIKKNKSFSSGRDSRNFSLSSERFVVNQINTSQSGSLSGHQHHPKRSSEKESHPLQTSTEMYENEGRDVEPGACIVPRDDDIEKSFCVNPDGSMTVEMKVRLTIKEQELLYWTTTLSRSSLSRRKVCTSGSASERNSPDSNNVIAKDSSNVQEDETKEDNCHNGAVSFNDEQTCKSFTSTTLGKATTRLKRTPTPGPRHVNKKTSVESVKVVTETGVQESTKGHYSYTERTRDGETAEEFCIVRHSSSSSSRPMAKPRTTASSGASNERFSTRTSGEAEVLQIQNNGMEVTETVMHIYESQGCYDNYFANEEYSADAASLQASPSVAESKPSTDSGPLSSSNDCDIDCNWQPPNAESLQRQKEEMLSLSSEPESLTRQVANNPSPALENKAVNTQSMEKVKTENTATSIKRKKIISSTASTNSTDKTRKEIRSSRHSKHSSTDKMSSDASVGKKSLSSSEKSKSVLNSKGEEKSHSRPSIKDQPRPQKGSALSLPSENVTTTPPKRINTVKAAGNDNSLNVNSPIGRPRIKKNMSDILPTKKSSASSTRTIGRPKSLMECQQSPPKLNVELSESGSIPSLNPSPSEIHQYVEDWLEKVSPNPAPYAEELMADDAEARTKVVFKLGDDSESEEVTDHQTNVSDAMKKSSSCLSVPLFHEGPATPLLQGEQRARGLCVSMPSVRADPLTHENKLRLHKSAEAIGPDESAMSLSNMLSPKDKMKPVLQQLCSSIQCIRRTSDAAPTLQNSSSLPNFSTQVASVFGSSCKAFLSFLSVMTLKDNLKGSPPAGANQSRTTSEAMLMMESLQKISTMEDEEKQRASLTDLQSRASSQFRERWKDFQIMRERFESEPLSPRVSETEFALDVVSEGGDLFEERRLGLDELMDELNMPQDLREEIASTIQSFYPVDESTFVETVKHESDSEEDVELLIGEDETKLSPEADSSAEDLNEARTEFNGSEESEINKPPKDEEVEEGNPKENEEKEEWKREEGVVVRFLEKAGNDEKQKDWEEERISGGESDEKGRAGITEDEEVMRNRLEGIDKDQTEENGEGLADETGHEGSVEDTDEREGANETEEEEKEAETLIDESQEEGDNFSEDVEEEERMGKGELHDEDEEEPLTDGRGEEEGEKLCYVGVEEEGKGENDDRDEAEALSDESQKKVENPCDVEKGGNSEEDEETIEHEEKEVEENGLTEEAEEGTDEKWKVSEEKCEEANREEGNDRTDEGENKEEVKQLMKEVIERNVNEEEFSEEYKSEQKEKDDTEEERCDQAEKDRNVQEVESTEEGEVIDELGDEENMTVDEEERVSDEEERPSEHRGSCQGANLQDNQESPSQYSSEGQCEDDKGRDTAHETDEGGEEHEAGSISLSHPGEISQELLDFVNNALQSHSLVFTYDTQGNLRIVTDNARVVQPKQGMIPKAGKDNSYGLKCLPSPITSDLSDYRPETSGSGGYKTQESEDIVSENGEDAPEKQSIKTQSSSRTERRNQRRAVSNVSAVSSSEALQNSSIGSVRSSSDAGTKSSREDLSYFSAASSLKAEAEAQNAQSNTDGVLIDQGRWLLKENHLIRKSPPVSLGMYRDLDSTSVDTAHGNMSEDSPPYTKTQHDPLAAISSSELEEMAKPLTPKCTYYNMPHGSDSDPFLDDVSDRSVKLDASSVKARGFRVSPAVDTSKTWTNRNGSLSSFASVEFKIPDRKVHPEGESSAVRQTRRTSSGEQGALQPQDSLESLHLRCGQYCPIL; from the exons ATGAGAAGAAAAATATCCAGTGACAGTATTCAAAATGAAAAATTGCAAATCCCTCTCCATCTTTTTGTTTCCCAGCCACTTCCCCTCAGTATGAGCAGCACCTCTGTCCAAGACCCCCAAGCCCAGGGCCTGCCTTCCAGTAGTGGGCCCACCTCACCCTCCCGACCTCTACAGCCCTCCTCTGAATCTTCAGTGTCTAAAAAAGTTTGCTTCTACAAAAGCGGTGACTACAAATTCAGTGGCCATCGTTTGATCATCACTGCCCGCACCTTCAAGACGTTTGATGCTCTTCTGGATGCTCTGTCCAAAAAAGTGCCTCTGCCGTTCGGAGTAAGAACAATCACCACGCCGCGGGGAACTCACCTTGTTAAAGCTTTAGAGGACTTACAGGATGGGGGAGCTTACGTGTGTTCTGATCAGAAACGGGTGAAGCCGTTAAACCTGGATGAGGTGAACCGGAGACAGGTACCTTGGAATGCAACCAGACTGCTCAGCGCACGGCGGCGAAAGCGTCAAGGACTCCGATCTGGTCAGTTTGAAAGAGGGAACAATGCAACCAGCAGGCCAGCAAAGATCACTGAAAGGGTGGCAGTACGGACTCCGAAGAAGCTTGTAGTCATCAAAAACAGAGATCCCACCGTTAAACGCACCATAGTGCTGCAGAGGAGAACTGCACCAACATTTGATGCTTTGCTGGATTACCTGTCTCAGATCCTCCAGTTTCCAGTGCTGAAACTTTACTCCACCGAAGGCAGAAGA ATTGATGGTCTTGCTGCTCTCATTCTGTGCTCTGGAGTTGTTGTGGCAGCTGGAAATGAGCCATTCAGATTAGGGAATTACAACTTCCAAAGAACGGGCCAGATTGCTCAGATCTTGTTTGTGGAAAATGTGGAGCCATCGTTACAACCTAGTATCA AGAAGAACAAATCTTTCTCAAGTGGACGAGACTCCAGAAACTTCTCCCTTTCATCAGAGCGATTTGTTGTAAACCAGATAAACACGTCTCAGAGTGGAAGCTTGAGTGGCCACCAGCACCATCCCAAGAGATCATCAGAAAAAGAGTCTCATCCGCTTCAGACATCCACGGAAATGTATGAAAACGAGGGGAGAGACGTTGAGCCCGGTGCTTGCATTGTGCCTCGAGATGATGACATCGAGAAGTCCTTCTGTGTGAATCCAGACGGCAGCATGACAGTGGAGATGAAAGTCCGCCTGACCATTAAGGAGCAGGAGCTGCTTTACTGGACGACCACGCTCAGCCGCTCCAGCCTTAGCAGGAGGAAAGTCTGTACTTCTGGTTCTGCCTCTGAAAGAAACTCACCTGACTCGAACAACGTCATTGCCAAAGACTCCTCGAATGTTCAAGAGGACGAAACAAAAGAGGACAACTGCCACAATGGGGCTGTCAGCTTTAACGATGAGCAGACTTGTAAAAGCTTCACTTCCACAACTTTAGGGAAAGCTACAACAAGGCTGAAGCGCACTCCTACGCCAGGTCCCCGACACGTTAATAAAAAGACGTCTGTCGAGAGCGTGAAGGTGGTTACAGAGACGGGGGTTCAGGAGAGCACCAAGGGACATTATTCTTATACGGAGAGGACCAGAGATGGTGAGACAGCTGAGGAGTTCTGCATTGTTCGacacagtagcagcagcagcagcagacccatGGCCAAACCTCGTACAACAGCATCATCAGGAGCGAGCAACGAGCGCTTCTCCACGAGGACTTCAGGGGAAGCCGAGGTCCTTCAGATTCAGAACAACGGAATGGAGGTCACAGAGACGGTGATGCATATTTACGAAAGTCAAGGCTGTTACGACAACTACTTTGCAAATGAGGAATACAGCGCAGATGCAGCTTCTTTACAAGCCTCTCCTTCGGTGGCAGAAAGCAAACCGTCCACAGACTCCGGGCCTCTCTCGTCCAGCAACGACTGCGATATAGATTGTAACTGGCAGCCGCCTAATGCTGAGTCACTGCAGAGGCAGAAAGAGGAGATGCTTTCACTGTCATCAGAACCAGAGTCGCTGACACGTCAGGTTGCAAACAACCCGTCTCCAGCACTGGAGAACAAAGCTGTCAACACACAAAGTATGGAGAAAGTCAAAACAGAAAACACGGCAACAAGCATCAAAAGGAAAAAGATCATCAGCTCAACAGCTTCTACAAACAGCACAGACAAAACCCGGAAAGAAATCCGCTCCTCAAGGCACAGTAAACATTCATCTACTGATAAGATGAGCAGTGATGCCAGTGTTGGGAAAAAGAGCCTGAGCTCATCAGAGAAATCCAAAAGTGTTTTAAACAGTAAAGGAGAGGAAAAATCACACTCGAGACCATCGATCAAAGATCAACCAAGACCCCAAAAGGGTTCAGCCTTATCTCTACCATCTGAAAATGTTACAACAACCCCGCCTAAGAGGATAAACACGGTTAAAGCTGCCGGAAATGATAACAGCCTCAATGTAAATTCTCCCATCGGAAGGCCTCGGATCAAAAAGAACATGTCAGACATTTTACCAACAAAAAAGTCCTCAGCGTCAAGCACAAGGACAATTGGCAGGCCCAAGTCTCTGATGGAATGCCAGCAGTCACCTCCCAAGCTGAATGTTGAGCTGAGTGAAAGTGGATCCATTCCTTCTCTCAATCCCTCACCTTCGGAGATCCACCAGTACGTCGAGGACTGGTTAGAGAAGGTCAGTCCGAACCCTGCGCCGTATGCAGAAGAGCTGATGGCAGACGACGCTGAAGCTCGGACAAAGGTTGTGTTTAAATTGGGTGATGACTCTGAATCAGAGGAAGTCACTGACCACCAGACAAATGTCAGTGATGCTATGAAGAAGTCCTCTTCCTGTCTATCGGTTCCTCTTTTTCACGAGGGCCCAGCAACACCGCTGCTGCAAGGGGAACAGAGAGCACGAGGGCTGTGTGTTTCAATGCCAAGTGTCAGAGCTGACCCACTAACACACGAGAACAAGCTCAGGCTGCACAAATCCGCAGAGGCGATCGGTCCAGATGAAAGTGCAATGTCTTTATCTAACATGTTGAGCCCCAAAGACAAGATGAAACCTGTCCTCCAGCAGCTTTGCTCGTCAATTCAGTGCATCAGAAGAACCAGCGACGCAGCGCCCACGCTTCAAAATTCCAGCAGCCTTCCCAATTTCTCCACGCAAGTCGCCTCCGTGTTCGGATCGTCGTGCAAAgccttcctgtcatttctgtctgtGATGACTTTGAAAGACAACCTAAAAGGCTCCCCGCCAGCCGGAGCTAATCAGTCAAGAACCACGTCGGAGGCCATGTTAATGATGGAATCCCTGCAGAAGATTTCCACCATGGAGGACGAAGAGAAGCAAAGGGCCAGTCTGACTGATTTGCAAAGCAGAGCGTCATCTCAGTTCAGAGAGAGATGGAAGGATTTCCAGATTATGAGAGAAAGGTTTGAGAGCGAGCCGCTCTCCCCCAGAGTTTCAGAGACGGAGTTTGCTCTGGATGTCGTTTCTGAAGGTGGGGATCTGTTTGAGGAGCGTCGTCTGGGTCTGGATGAGCTGATGGATGAGCTGAACATGCCGCAAGACCTCCGGGAGGAAATCGCCTCGACGATCCAAAGCTTCTACCCGGTCGACGAGAGCACCTTTGTTGAGACGGTTAAGCACGAATCAGACTCGGAGGAAGACGTGGAACTGCTTATTGGTGAAGATGAAACAAAACTTTCACCAGAGGCCGACAGTTCAGCTGAGGACCTAAATGAAGCAAGAACAGAATTTAACGGGTCAGAAGAATCAGAGATAAACAAGCCGCCGAAAGATGAGGAAGTAGAGGAAGGAAATCCAAAAGAgaatgaagaaaaagaagaatggAAAAGGGAAGAAGGTGTTGTAGTGAGGTTTCTTGAGAAGGCAGGAAATGATGAGAAGCAGAAAGATTGGGAGGAAGAGAGAATAAGTGGTGGAGAATCTGATGAGAAAGGAAGAGCAGGAATAACAGAGGATGAGGAGGTCATGAGGAATAGGTTAGAAGGAATAGATAAAGATCAAACTGAAGAGAATGGTGAAGGGTTAGCAGATGAAACAGGACATGAAGGTAGCGTAGAAGATACGGATGAAAGAGAAGGTGCCAACGAGACAGAGGAGGAAGAAAAGGAAGCAGAAACTTTAATCGATGAGAGTCAGGAGGAAGGGGACAATTTTTCTGAGGATGTAGAAGAGGAGGAGCGAATGGGGAAGGGTgagctccacgatgaagatgagGAAGAACCTTTAAcagatggcaggggtgaggaagaAGGAGAAAAACTATGTTATGTGGGTGTAGAGGAGGAAGGAAAAGGTGAGAATGACGACAGAGATGAGGCAGAAGCTTTAAGTGATGAGAGTCAGAAGAAAGTAGAAAATCCTTGTGATGTAGAGAAGGGAGGAAACAGTGAGGAAGATGAAGAAACCATAGAACATGAAGAGAAAGAGGTGGAAGAAAATGGCCtcacagaggaggcagaggaAGGGACTGATGAAAAGTGGAAAGTCAGTGAAGAGAAATGTGAGGAAGCAAACAGGGAGGAGGGCAATGACAGAACTGATGAAGGTGAAAACAAAGAAGAGGTGAAGCAGTTAATGAAGGAAGTTATAGAGAGAAATGTCAATGAGGAGGAATTTAGTGAAGAATACAAAAGTGAACAAAAAGAGAAGGACGACACAGAAGAAGAAAGGTGTGATCAGGCtgaaaaagacagaaatgttCAGGAAGTAGAATCAACAGAAGAAGGGGAAGTCATAGATGAGTTAGGGGATGAGGAAAACATGACTGTAGATGAAGAGGAGAGGGTCAGTGATGAAGAAGAGCGGCCTTCAGAGCACAGAGGCAGCTGCCAAGGAGCAAATCTACAAGATAATCAGGAATCTCCTTCCCAGTATTCCTCTGAAGGCCAGTGTGAGGATGACAAAGGCAGAGACACTGCCCACGAAACAGATGAAGGAGGGGAAGAGCATGAAGCTGGAAGCATCAGTTTGTCCCATCCAGGAGAAATTTCCCAGGAATTACTTGACTTTGTGAATAATGCCCTCCAGTCCCATTCCCTGGTGTTCACATATGACACCCAGGGGAACTTGAGGATAGTGACTGACAACGCTCGAGTTGTACAACCCAAACAAGGCATGATACCAAAAGCTGGGAAGGACAATTCTTATGGTTTAAAATGTCTGCCAAGCCCGATCACGTCTGATTTATCTGATTACAGACCGGAAACTTCAGGAAGTGGAGGATATAAAACCCAGGAGTCTGAAGACATTGTTTCAGAGAATGGAGAAGATGCTCCAGAGAAACAGTCAATCAAAACTCAATCATCATCCAGGACTGAGAGAAGGAATCAGAGACGGGCTGTCTCAAATGTGTCTGCTGTGAGCAGCTCAGAGGCCTTGCAGAATTCCAGTATCGGAAGTGTGAGGAGTTCCAGCGATGCCGGTACTAAGTCTTCCAGGGAAGATCTCTCCTATTTCAGTGCTGCGAGCTCACTAAAAGCAGAAGCTGAAGCACAAAATGCACAAAGCAACACCGATGGTGTTTTGATTGATCAAGGGAGGTGGCTTCTGAAGGAGAACCACCTCATACGGAAATCTCCTCCAGTCTCCTTGGGAATGTACAGGGATTTGGACAGCACATCCGTAGACACAGCTCACGGGAACATGAGTGAGGATTCCCCGCCTTACACCAAAACCCAACACGACCCCCTCGCTGCCATTTCCTCATCGGAGCTCGAGGAGATGGCGAAGCCTCTAACTCCAAAGTGCACCTACTACAACATGCCTCACGGGAGTGACTCCGACCCGTTTTTAGACGACGTCAGCGACAGAAGTGTGAAGCTCGACGCGAGCAGCGTGAAAGCACGAGGCTTCAGGGTGTCGCCAGCTGTCGACACGTCTAAAACTTGGACAAACAGAAATGGAAGCCTGTCGTCGTTTGCATCGGTTGAGTTCAAAATCCCAGACAGGAAGGTGCATCCTGAGGGTGAGTCATCAGCTGTGAGGCAAACAAGAAGGACATCTAGTGGAGAGCAAGGTGCATTACAACCTCAGGACTCTCTGGAGTCATTGcatttgagatgtggtcagtactGCCCCATACTGTAG
- the rgs20 gene encoding regulator of G-protein signaling 20 isoform X2, translating into MGSERMEMRKRQMSVQQESATGGTAPAQQDQLGQANPRTSNACCFCWCCCCSCSWNEDRDDKNRKASYDIKEGTSDCEECPKPTLEDVCSWGQSFDKLMSCPGGRNSFRQFLCTEFSEENMLFWLACQEFCNETNKSVIEEKARVIYEDYISILSPKEVSLDSRVREAINRNMLEPTSHTFDDAQLQIYTLMQRDSYPRYLNSPAYKNLLNTLSEQSPES; encoded by the exons ATGGGATCAGAGCGGATGGAGATGCGAAAGAGGCAGATGTCGGTGCAGCAGGAGTCGGCAACGGGGGGAACTGCACCAGCCCAGCAGGACCAGCTGGGCCAGGCCAACCCACGAACCTCCAACGCATGTTGCttctgctggtgctgctgctgtagcTGCTCTTG GAATGAAGACCGGGATGATAAGAATCGAAAAGCATCATATGACATCAAGGAAGGGACCTCAGACTGTGAAGAATG CCCTAAGCCCACGCTGGAGGACGTGTGCTCATGGGGGCAGTCGTTTGATAAGCTAATGAGTTGTCCAGGCGGGAGGAACTCTTTCCGACAGTTTCTTTGCACCGAGTTCAGCGAGGAGAACATGCTCTTCTGGCTGGCATGCCAGGAGTTTTGCAACGAGACCAACAAAAGTGTGATAGAAGAGAAGGCCCGGGTCATCTACGAGGACTACATCTCCATCCTCTCACCTAAAGAG GTGAGCCTCGACTCCCGTGTGCGTGAGGCGATTAACCGGAACATGCTGGAGCCCACCTCGCACACGTTTGACGATGCCCAGTTGCAAATCTACACACTAATGCAAAGAGACTCGTATCCCCGCTACTTGAACTCCCCAGCCTATAAAAACCTGCTCAACACTCTGTCAGAGCAGTCCCCTGAATCTTAG